A region from the Mesorhizobium sp. J8 genome encodes:
- a CDS encoding ABC transporter ATP-binding protein — MALLDIQNLVVEFQTASGPFRAVDGVSLHVDEREVLAIVGESGSGKSVSMLAVMGLLPWTATVTADRMTFNGRDLLKISPADRRKIIGKDIAMIFQEPIASLNPCFTVGFQIEEVLRFHMGMDKAERRARAIELFKQVGIPDPADRLNSFPHQMSGGQCQRVMIAMAIACNPKLLIADEPTTALDVTIQKQILDLLVSLQAKYGMGLIMITHNMGVVAETADRVIVQYKGRKMEEADVLSLFESPKSNYTRALLSALPENAVGDRLPTVTDMLFEAAPSGAGA; from the coding sequence TTCCAGACCGCGTCCGGCCCGTTCCGCGCCGTCGACGGCGTCTCGCTTCATGTCGATGAGCGCGAGGTGCTCGCCATCGTCGGCGAATCCGGCTCCGGCAAATCGGTGTCGATGCTGGCCGTGATGGGCTTGCTGCCGTGGACGGCCACCGTCACTGCCGACCGCATGACCTTCAACGGCCGCGACCTGTTGAAGATCAGCCCGGCCGATCGCCGCAAGATCATTGGCAAGGACATCGCCATGATCTTCCAGGAGCCGATCGCCAGTCTCAACCCGTGCTTCACCGTAGGCTTCCAGATCGAGGAAGTGCTGCGCTTCCACATGGGCATGGACAAGGCCGAGCGCCGTGCGCGCGCCATCGAGCTCTTCAAGCAGGTCGGCATTCCCGACCCGGCTGACCGGCTGAACTCCTTCCCGCACCAGATGTCGGGCGGCCAGTGCCAGCGCGTCATGATCGCGATGGCGATTGCCTGCAACCCGAAGCTTTTGATCGCCGACGAGCCGACCACCGCGCTCGACGTCACCATCCAGAAGCAGATCCTCGATCTGCTTGTCTCGCTGCAGGCCAAATACGGCATGGGCCTGATCATGATCACCCACAATATGGGCGTGGTGGCCGAAACCGCCGACCGCGTCATCGTCCAGTACAAGGGCCGCAAGATGGAAGAGGCCGACGTGCTGTCGCTCTTTGAATCGCCGAAGAGCAACTACACGCGCGCGCTGCTCTCGGCGCTGCCGGAAAACGCCGTCGGCGACCGGCTGCCGACCGTCACGGACATGCTGTTCGAGGCCGCCCCTTCGGGAGCCGGCGCATGA
- a CDS encoding dipeptide ABC transporter ATP-binding protein — translation MTKVVEGKDIKRDYHVGGGLFRGARTVHAVKGVSFSVEKGKTLAIVGESGCGKSTLARIITLIDPATSGELFIDGNKVDIARDGLTKEMRRKVQIVFQNPYGSLNPRQKIGDVLGEPLLINTDKPAEERRDLAMKMLKKVGLGPEHYNRYPHMFSGGQRQRIAIARALMLNPSLLVLDEPVSALDLSVQAQVLNLLADLQDEFQLTYVFISHDLSVVRYIADDVMVMYFGEAVEYGPRDEVFSNPKHAYTKTLFAATPRADIASIKARLAKKKAA, via the coding sequence ATGACCAAGGTCGTCGAAGGCAAGGACATCAAGCGCGACTACCATGTCGGCGGCGGTCTGTTCCGCGGCGCGCGCACCGTGCATGCGGTGAAGGGCGTATCCTTCAGCGTCGAGAAGGGCAAGACGCTGGCGATCGTGGGTGAATCGGGCTGCGGCAAGTCCACGCTCGCCCGCATCATCACGCTGATCGACCCGGCCACCTCCGGCGAACTCTTCATCGACGGCAACAAGGTCGACATCGCCAGGGACGGGCTCACCAAGGAAATGCGCCGCAAGGTGCAGATCGTCTTCCAGAACCCTTACGGCTCCCTCAACCCGCGCCAGAAGATCGGCGATGTGCTGGGCGAGCCGTTGCTCATCAACACCGACAAGCCGGCCGAAGAGCGCCGCGACCTGGCGATGAAGATGCTGAAGAAGGTCGGCCTCGGACCGGAGCACTACAACCGCTACCCGCATATGTTCTCGGGCGGCCAGCGCCAGCGCATCGCCATTGCACGCGCGCTGATGCTGAATCCGAGCCTCCTGGTGCTGGACGAACCGGTCTCGGCGCTCGACCTCTCGGTGCAGGCGCAGGTGCTGAACCTGCTCGCCGACCTGCAGGACGAGTTCCAACTGACCTATGTCTTCATCAGCCACGACCTCTCGGTGGTGCGCTACATCGCCGACGACGTGATGGTGATGTATTTCGGCGAAGCGGTCGAATACGGCCCGCGCGACGAGGTCTTCTCCAACCCCAAGCACGCCTACACCAAGACGCTGTTCGCCGCGACGCCGCGCGCCGACATAGCGAGCATCAAGGCGAGGTTGGCGAAGAAGAAGGCGGCCTGA